From Curtobacterium sp. SGAir0471, the proteins below share one genomic window:
- a CDS encoding hydantoinase/oxoprolinase N-terminal domain-containing protein, translating to MRIGIDVGGTNTDAVLMDGSTVAAAVKRSTTQDVTSGIVAALAGLREQRDFTSADIDGVMIGTTHFINALIEARGLAPTAAVRLGLPATASLPPFTDWPGHLVGAVQGRAFLAHGGHEFDGRVISELDPDELKRHAEAIGAAGIRSIAISSVFSPINDEFEQRAQEIMAAELGPGVAFSLSSEIGRIGLLERENATIINAALRELAERIVDGLSGSVAGSGIDAPLFLSQNDGTLMDVEYARRYPVATFASGPTNSMRGAAVLSGFDTCAVVDVGGTTSDVGVLTGGFPREATGEVAVAGIRTNFRMPDVLSIGIGGGSRIREDGALVGPDSVGYRLTEEGLVFGGDTLTATDVAVRGGRGAIGDVSRVAGVPAEVAERALAVIAERVADVVERMRTSSDPLPVVAVGGGSVLLPDTLPGLGTVHRPEHYSVANAIGAAIAQVSGEVDKVYAISDGRRSAVVDEARQEAVDRAVAAGADPSSVAIVDFDEVPIPYLPGNATRIRAKAVGDLALGALVR from the coding sequence ATGCGCATCGGCATCGACGTCGGCGGCACGAACACGGACGCCGTCCTGATGGACGGCAGCACGGTCGCCGCGGCCGTGAAGCGGTCGACGACCCAGGACGTCACGTCGGGTATCGTCGCCGCCCTGGCCGGCCTGCGCGAGCAGCGCGACTTCACCTCGGCGGACATCGACGGCGTGATGATCGGCACGACCCACTTCATCAACGCGTTGATCGAGGCGCGTGGCCTCGCCCCCACCGCGGCCGTCCGCCTCGGCCTGCCCGCGACCGCGTCCCTGCCGCCGTTCACCGATTGGCCCGGGCACCTGGTCGGCGCCGTGCAGGGCCGGGCGTTCCTCGCACACGGCGGTCACGAGTTCGACGGGCGGGTCATCTCCGAGCTCGACCCGGACGAACTCAAGCGGCACGCCGAGGCGATCGGCGCCGCCGGCATCCGCTCGATCGCGATCTCGTCGGTGTTCTCGCCGATCAACGACGAGTTCGAGCAGCGGGCACAGGAGATCATGGCCGCCGAGCTCGGCCCGGGCGTCGCGTTCTCGCTCTCGAGCGAGATCGGCCGGATCGGGCTGCTCGAGCGCGAGAACGCCACGATCATCAACGCCGCGCTGCGTGAACTCGCCGAACGCATCGTCGACGGCCTGTCCGGGTCCGTCGCCGGCAGCGGCATCGACGCGCCCCTGTTCCTCAGCCAGAACGACGGCACGCTGATGGACGTCGAGTACGCCCGTCGGTACCCGGTCGCCACCTTCGCCTCCGGCCCGACGAACTCGATGCGCGGTGCGGCCGTGCTGTCCGGCTTCGACACCTGCGCGGTCGTCGACGTCGGCGGGACCACGAGCGACGTCGGCGTGCTGACCGGCGGATTCCCGCGCGAGGCCACCGGCGAGGTCGCCGTCGCCGGCATCCGCACGAACTTCCGGATGCCGGACGTCCTGTCGATCGGCATCGGCGGCGGCTCCCGCATCCGCGAGGACGGCGCACTCGTCGGCCCGGACTCGGTCGGCTACCGGCTCACCGAGGAGGGACTCGTCTTCGGCGGTGACACCCTGACCGCGACCGACGTCGCCGTCCGCGGAGGTCGTGGTGCGATCGGTGACGTCTCGCGCGTCGCCGGGGTCCCGGCCGAGGTCGCCGAGCGGGCCCTCGCGGTGATCGCCGAGCGCGTCGCCGACGTCGTGGAGCGCATGCGCACCTCGTCGGACCCGCTGCCCGTGGTCGCCGTCGGCGGCGGCTCCGTCCTGTTGCCGGACACCCTGCCCGGACTCGGCACCGTGCACCGTCCCGAGCACTACTCCGTGGCGAACGCGATCGGCGCCGCGATCGCCCAGGTCTCCGGTGAGGTCGACAAGGTCTACGCCATCAGCGACGGCCGGCGCTCCGCCGTGGTCGACGAGGCCCGGCAGGAAGCGGTCGACCGCGCCGTCGCCGCGGGTGCCGACCCGTCGAGCGTCGCGATCGTCGACTTCGACGAGGTCCCGATCCCGTACCTGCCCGGCAACGCCACCCGGATCCGGGCGAAGGCCGTCGGCGACCTCGCGCTCGGGGCGTTGGTCCGATGA
- a CDS encoding glucose-6-phosphate dehydrogenase — translation MSSLQTSLLILGASGDLSKRLLLPGLATLLEVKDDWDVQLVGAGVEDISDEDWKAQVRTSFENAQASKNEEDEGAQDGGEKLSKRLVDVVNASTYRKADVTDADDLKALLAACDHDPAIYFALPPAVTEKSCAVLEDLDLPGGTRLALEKPFGTDAESAEHLNDLLHSFLPEERIHRVDHFLGRSTVLNLLGLRFANRIIEPLLSSAHVDRVDIVYDETLGLEGRARYYDKAGALVDMIQSHLLQVMAVVAMEAPASIDADDLRTQKELVLRAVRPWGGDVVAAGKRARYTAGTVGDRSLPSYVDEDGVDPSLGTETLAQLTLEVANWRWAGVPFTLRSGKALEQQRREIVITFKDSPHVPNGLTGAERPDKLRIWIAPDEMQLELNVNGPGDPYTIDHTALSVTFNPGRLSAYGEVLAGVLEGDATLSVRGDSAVQGWRVVEPFLQAWRDGKAPLDEYAAGSAGPDSWDNIDC, via the coding sequence ATGTCGAGCCTCCAGACCAGCCTGCTCATCCTCGGAGCCAGCGGCGACCTGTCCAAACGACTGCTGCTGCCCGGTCTCGCCACCCTGCTCGAGGTCAAGGACGACTGGGACGTCCAGCTCGTCGGGGCCGGTGTCGAGGACATCTCGGACGAGGACTGGAAGGCGCAGGTACGGACGTCGTTCGAGAACGCGCAGGCCTCGAAGAACGAGGAGGACGAGGGCGCGCAGGACGGCGGCGAGAAGCTCAGCAAGCGGCTGGTCGACGTGGTGAACGCCTCGACGTACCGCAAGGCCGACGTCACCGACGCAGACGACCTGAAGGCGCTCCTGGCGGCCTGCGACCACGACCCGGCGATCTACTTCGCGCTGCCGCCGGCCGTGACCGAGAAGAGCTGCGCCGTCCTCGAGGACCTCGACCTACCCGGTGGCACGCGCCTCGCGCTCGAGAAGCCCTTCGGCACCGACGCCGAGAGCGCCGAGCACCTCAACGACCTGCTGCACTCGTTCCTGCCCGAAGAACGGATCCACCGCGTCGACCACTTCCTCGGCCGCTCCACGGTCCTCAACCTGCTCGGGCTCCGCTTCGCGAACCGCATCATCGAGCCGCTGCTGTCCTCGGCGCACGTCGACCGCGTCGACATCGTCTACGACGAGACCCTCGGGCTCGAGGGCCGTGCACGCTACTACGACAAGGCCGGTGCCCTGGTCGACATGATCCAGAGCCACCTGCTCCAGGTGATGGCCGTCGTCGCGATGGAGGCCCCCGCGTCCATCGATGCCGACGACCTCCGCACGCAGAAGGAACTCGTGCTCCGTGCCGTGCGGCCGTGGGGCGGGGACGTCGTCGCGGCCGGGAAGCGCGCCCGGTACACGGCGGGCACGGTCGGCGACCGGTCGCTGCCGTCGTACGTCGACGAGGACGGCGTCGACCCGTCGCTCGGCACCGAGACCCTCGCGCAGCTGACCCTCGAGGTCGCGAACTGGCGCTGGGCAGGCGTGCCGTTCACGCTCCGCTCCGGCAAGGCGCTCGAGCAGCAGCGCCGCGAGATCGTCATCACCTTCAAGGACTCGCCGCACGTGCCGAACGGGCTGACCGGGGCCGAGCGTCCGGACAAGCTCCGGATCTGGATCGCCCCGGACGAGATGCAGCTCGAGCTCAACGTGAACGGCCCCGGCGACCCGTACACGATCGACCACACGGCCCTGTCGGTGACCTTCAACCCGGGTCGGCTCAGCGCGTACGGCGAGGTCCTGGCCGGGGTGCTCGAGGGCGATGCGACGCTGTCGGTGCGCGGCGACAGCGCGGTGCAGGGGTGGCGGGTCGTCGAGCCGTTCCTGCAGGCGTGGCGCGACGGGAAGGCGCCGCTCGACGAGTACGCGGCCGGGTCCGCCGGTCCCGACAGCTGGGACAACATCGACTGCTGA
- a CDS encoding dienelactone hydrolase family protein has translation MKTTDDVLSTVPAPAGSDVRVEPVRYDHEGTALLGVLAKDHAVSGPRPAVLVVHDWHGVNEHVEARVTMLARLGYVAFGADVYGEGVRPGDDTAGQVAGSYYQDLPLFRARLTAGLDRLREDPDVDHSRIVVMGYCFGGSGAIELARTGADLVGAVSFHGGLIVHEPSDASAIRAKLLVLTGGADPMVPDTKVAEWQDEMRAVPSVDWQVVTYSGAMHAFAVPGTDAPDHGAQYQERADRRSWQALQVFLAEVFDEESTVV, from the coding sequence GTGAAGACCACCGACGACGTCCTGTCCACCGTCCCCGCTCCCGCCGGTTCCGACGTCCGCGTCGAGCCCGTCCGCTACGACCACGAGGGCACGGCGCTCCTCGGTGTCCTGGCGAAGGACCACGCCGTGTCGGGCCCGCGCCCGGCCGTCCTCGTGGTCCACGACTGGCACGGCGTCAACGAGCACGTCGAGGCCCGGGTGACCATGCTCGCCCGGCTGGGCTACGTCGCGTTCGGCGCCGACGTGTACGGCGAGGGCGTCCGCCCCGGCGACGACACCGCTGGACAGGTCGCCGGCTCGTACTACCAGGACCTGCCGCTGTTCCGCGCGCGGCTGACGGCCGGGCTCGACCGCCTGCGCGAGGACCCCGACGTCGACCACTCCCGCATCGTCGTGATGGGGTACTGCTTCGGTGGCTCGGGCGCGATCGAACTCGCCCGTACCGGCGCCGACCTGGTCGGTGCGGTGTCGTTCCACGGTGGACTCATCGTGCACGAGCCGTCGGACGCGTCCGCGATCCGGGCGAAGCTGCTGGTGCTCACCGGGGGAGCGGACCCGATGGTGCCGGACACCAAGGTCGCCGAGTGGCAGGACGAGATGCGCGCCGTGCCGTCGGTCGACTGGCAGGTCGTGACCTACTCGGGCGCGATGCACGCGTTCGCCGTGCCGGGCACCGATGCACCGGACCACGGGGCGCAGTACCAGGAGCGCGCCGACCGTCGCTCGTGGCAGGCGCTGCAGGTGTTCCTGGCCGAGGTGTTCGACGAGGAGTCGACCGTGGTGTGA
- a CDS encoding purine-cytosine permease family protein: MASAASAPPAPSVVVDDHSLSRVPASARYGWFQVAVQRFGQISALSQFLLGATLGFGMGFWQAFWAITLGAVILEIVSVFVGIIGMREGLNTSVIARWTGFGKAGSALVGLAIGLSLIGWFGIQSGVSAAGLVAILPILPAWAWSLVFGLLVTAIVLRGFHSMQWLANITVPLFLILVGWAVVVELSKHSIAELAAKAPAGPELSFVAGTTLVAGGFIVGAVITPDMTRFNRSVGDVVKQTALGVTLGEYVIGLAGVLLAHAVGSSDITRVITSSVGWVGILVILLGTFKINDWNIYSSSLGVTNFIDVVFGRKVNRGVVTLVLGVVGSVLAAVGFLDAFTPFLIVLGVVFPPIAGIMVAEYFVVKRWRRELSESEGLPATSPTWVPATLVIWAVAALVGYFVAVGIPSINSVVIAFVLYVIAGKAGWVRGVGVSRTEQAPAAVGDGATSEAPAAAPAPAPAP; encoded by the coding sequence ATGGCCAGTGCAGCGTCAGCACCACCAGCCCCGTCCGTCGTCGTCGACGACCACTCCCTGTCCCGTGTCCCCGCCTCCGCCCGCTACGGCTGGTTCCAGGTCGCCGTGCAGCGCTTCGGGCAGATCTCCGCCCTGTCCCAGTTCCTGCTCGGCGCCACCCTCGGGTTCGGCATGGGCTTCTGGCAGGCGTTCTGGGCGATCACCCTCGGCGCCGTGATCCTGGAGATCGTGTCGGTCTTCGTCGGCATCATCGGCATGCGCGAGGGCCTCAACACGTCGGTCATCGCGCGGTGGACCGGGTTCGGCAAGGCCGGTTCGGCACTGGTCGGTCTGGCGATCGGCCTGAGCCTGATCGGCTGGTTCGGCATCCAGTCGGGCGTCTCCGCCGCCGGCCTCGTCGCGATCCTGCCGATCCTCCCCGCGTGGGCGTGGTCGCTCGTGTTCGGCCTGCTCGTCACCGCGATCGTGCTCCGCGGGTTCCACTCGATGCAGTGGCTCGCGAACATCACCGTGCCGCTGTTCCTGATCCTGGTCGGCTGGGCGGTGGTCGTCGAGCTGAGCAAGCACTCGATCGCCGAGCTCGCCGCGAAGGCCCCGGCCGGCCCCGAGCTGAGCTTCGTCGCAGGCACGACCCTGGTCGCGGGCGGGTTCATCGTCGGCGCGGTCATCACGCCCGACATGACCCGCTTCAACCGCTCCGTCGGTGACGTGGTCAAGCAGACCGCGCTCGGCGTCACCCTGGGGGAGTACGTCATCGGGCTCGCGGGTGTGCTGCTCGCCCACGCCGTCGGGTCGTCCGACATCACCCGGGTCATCACCTCGAGCGTCGGCTGGGTCGGCATCCTCGTGATCCTGCTCGGCACGTTCAAGATCAACGACTGGAACATCTACAGCTCGAGCCTCGGCGTCACGAACTTCATCGACGTGGTGTTCGGCCGCAAGGTGAACCGCGGTGTCGTCACCCTCGTGCTCGGTGTCGTCGGCTCGGTGCTCGCCGCGGTCGGGTTCCTCGACGCGTTCACCCCGTTCCTCATCGTGCTGGGCGTCGTGTTCCCGCCGATCGCCGGGATCATGGTCGCCGAGTACTTCGTCGTGAAGCGCTGGCGTCGCGAGCTCAGCGAGAGCGAGGGCCTGCCGGCGACCAGCCCGACCTGGGTCCCCGCCACGCTCGTCATCTGGGCGGTCGCGGCACTGGTCGGCTACTTCGTGGCCGTCGGCATCCCGTCGATCAACTCGGTCGTCATCGCCTTCGTGCTCTACGTGATCGCCGGCAAGGCCGGGTGGGTCCGTGGGGTCGGGGTCAGCCGCACCGAGCAGGCACCGGCCGCGGTCGGTGACGGCGCGACGAGCGAGGCCCCGGCGGCCGCGCCCGCCCCCGCGCCGGCCCCCTGA
- a CDS encoding Gfo/Idh/MocA family protein, whose translation MSSGYGGRRIRVAVIGTGMIAGVHARAARAAGAEVVGVLGRTPSRSEQVAAQLDVPRGYGSLDEVIADAPDVVHVCTPNDQHHPQSMAVIRAGINVVCEKPLAISAAQAAELVDAADEAGVVATVPFVYRYHPVVREIRARIAAGELGRLLAVHGHYLQDWMLDEDASSWRVDAGAGGVSRAFADIGSHWCDLVEFVTGEPFASVSAATDIVYPTRPAASGPSFSGSPDPDPVADAGQRAEVTTEDTAVATFRTGTGRIGNVVVSQVAAGRKNRLWFEVDGTLGSAAFDQEQPESAWFGNERGAQIVVRDPSLGFPDQRRLAVVPAGHPQGYLDAFAAFVADTYAAVRAEGDRSAWPDGLPTFADGARAASVIENVVASASDGTWRPIP comes from the coding sequence ATGAGCAGTGGGTACGGAGGGCGGCGCATCCGCGTCGCCGTCATCGGCACCGGGATGATCGCCGGGGTGCACGCCCGGGCCGCTCGGGCAGCGGGCGCCGAGGTCGTCGGGGTGCTCGGCCGGACGCCGTCCCGTTCGGAGCAGGTCGCCGCACAGCTCGACGTGCCCCGCGGCTACGGCTCGCTCGACGAGGTGATCGCCGACGCGCCCGACGTCGTGCACGTCTGCACGCCGAACGACCAGCACCACCCGCAGTCGATGGCGGTGATCCGCGCGGGCATCAACGTCGTGTGCGAGAAGCCGCTCGCGATCAGCGCCGCGCAGGCCGCCGAGCTGGTGGACGCCGCGGACGAGGCCGGCGTCGTCGCGACCGTGCCGTTCGTCTACCGGTACCACCCCGTCGTGCGGGAGATCCGCGCGCGGATCGCCGCCGGGGAGCTCGGACGGCTGCTCGCGGTGCACGGCCACTACCTGCAGGACTGGATGCTCGACGAGGACGCCTCGAGCTGGCGCGTCGACGCCGGCGCCGGCGGGGTGTCCCGGGCCTTCGCGGACATCGGCTCGCACTGGTGCGACCTGGTCGAGTTCGTCACCGGCGAGCCGTTCGCGTCCGTCAGCGCAGCGACCGACATCGTCTACCCGACCCGGCCGGCGGCGTCCGGCCCGTCGTTCTCCGGCTCCCCCGACCCGGACCCGGTGGCGGACGCCGGGCAGCGGGCGGAGGTCACCACGGAGGACACCGCGGTCGCGACCTTCCGGACCGGCACCGGACGCATCGGCAACGTCGTCGTCTCGCAGGTCGCGGCCGGGCGGAAGAACCGGCTGTGGTTCGAGGTCGACGGGACGCTCGGGTCGGCGGCGTTCGACCAGGAGCAGCCCGAGTCGGCGTGGTTCGGCAACGAGCGCGGTGCGCAGATCGTGGTCAGGGACCCCTCCCTCGGGTTCCCCGACCAGCGTCGCCTCGCGGTCGTGCCGGCCGGGCACCCGCAGGGGTACCTCGACGCCTTCGCGGCGTTCGTGGCCGACACCTACGCGGCGGTCCGCGCGGAGGGCGACCGTTCGGCCTGGCCCGACGGGCTGCCCACCTTCGCCGACGGTGCCCGCGCGGCGTCCGTCATCGAGAACGTGGTCGCGAGCGCCTCCGACGGCACCTGGCGCCCGATCCCCTGA
- a CDS encoding DUF917 domain-containing protein, which produces MSWTIDVDDLPDLARGAALLGTGGGGDPLIGMLLVKAAIEEHGPVTVLDPSEVPDDALVIPTAQMGAPTVVLERLPAGPEPLGALRRLEAHLGRTAAATMPIECGGINSMIPLLVGATGGLPVVDADGMGRAFPELQMETFSVYGVPGSPLAISDENGHGVVIDTGHDNRQMEWLARGVTIRLGGVAYIAEYAMTGRQVRATAVPRTLSLALSVGRAIRRAREEHRDPVEGLAEAFGQTVYTHLRELFDGKVVDVERRTLDGFAKGRAVVQGADGSELEIAFQNENLVARRDGRLVAVVPDLICVLDAETAEPITTERLRYGQRVRVIGVSTPDLMRTPEALAVFGPSCFGLDDDFVPVEQLHERTPVGPR; this is translated from the coding sequence ATGAGCTGGACCATCGACGTCGACGACCTGCCCGACCTCGCCCGCGGCGCCGCGCTGCTCGGCACCGGCGGTGGCGGCGACCCGCTCATCGGGATGCTGCTCGTCAAGGCGGCGATCGAGGAGCACGGCCCGGTGACGGTCCTCGACCCGTCCGAGGTGCCGGACGACGCCCTCGTCATCCCCACCGCGCAGATGGGCGCCCCGACCGTCGTGCTCGAGCGCCTGCCGGCCGGTCCGGAGCCGCTCGGCGCCCTCCGGCGGCTCGAGGCACACCTCGGCCGGACCGCCGCGGCGACGATGCCGATCGAGTGCGGCGGCATCAACTCGATGATCCCGCTGCTCGTCGGCGCGACCGGCGGCCTGCCCGTCGTCGACGCGGACGGCATGGGGCGCGCGTTCCCCGAGCTGCAGATGGAGACGTTCTCGGTGTACGGGGTGCCCGGGTCCCCGCTCGCGATCAGCGACGAGAACGGCCACGGCGTCGTCATCGACACCGGGCACGACAACCGGCAGATGGAGTGGCTCGCCCGCGGCGTGACGATCCGGCTCGGCGGCGTCGCGTACATCGCCGAGTACGCGATGACCGGCCGTCAGGTCCGCGCGACCGCGGTGCCCAGGACGCTGTCCCTGGCGCTCTCGGTCGGGCGTGCGATCCGCCGCGCACGCGAGGAGCACCGCGACCCCGTCGAGGGACTCGCCGAGGCGTTCGGGCAGACGGTCTACACGCACCTGCGCGAGCTGTTCGACGGCAAGGTCGTCGACGTGGAGCGCCGGACGCTCGACGGCTTCGCGAAGGGTCGCGCGGTCGTGCAGGGTGCCGACGGTTCGGAGCTGGAGATCGCCTTCCAGAACGAGAACCTCGTCGCCCGACGGGACGGCCGCCTGGTCGCCGTCGTGCCGGACCTGATCTGCGTGCTCGACGCGGAGACCGCCGAACCGATCACGACGGAGCGGCTGCGCTACGGCCAGCGTGTCCGGGTGATCGGGGTGTCGACGCCCGACCTGATGCGCACACCCGAGGCCCTCGCCGTCTTCGGCCCGTCGTGCTTCGGCCTCGACGACGACTTCGTCCCGGTCGAGCAGCTGCACGAGCGCACCCCGGTGGGGCCGCGCTGA
- a CDS encoding DUF917 domain-containing protein produces the protein MTTTETATSPATEAAPSAVPATTRAAPVRPLTEIGADCSALARGAAVLGTGGGGDPYIGRLLAEAAVREHGPVPVVQVEDLPDDAVVLNVAMIGAPTVMVEKLPSGAQFAEAIRSLATHLGVTPTHVACIEVGGVNSTSPIVAAAELGLPLVDGDGMGRAFPEVQMVLPTLSGISATPMALADEKGNTAVFDAVDNRWAERLARTATVEMGCSAITAQYAMSGAELKRSYVRGSLSLSVAIGEALVDARAANEDPVVAVTAVLGGTVVFEGKVADVERKTITGFARGTARIAGSGSDTGLEAVLRFQNEHLLVEVAGSVRTTTPDLIVTLDAETGEPITTEGLRFGARIRIVTAPADPRWHTPAGLALAGPRYFGYDTPAVRHDGTVSEGEHA, from the coding sequence ATGACGACGACGGAGACGGCCACGAGCCCAGCGACAGAGGCGGCCCCGAGCGCGGTCCCGGCGACCACGCGTGCGGCTCCCGTCCGACCGCTCACCGAGATCGGTGCGGACTGCTCGGCGTTGGCCCGCGGCGCCGCCGTGCTCGGCACCGGTGGCGGTGGTGACCCGTACATCGGCCGCCTGCTCGCCGAGGCCGCGGTCCGCGAGCACGGCCCGGTGCCGGTCGTGCAGGTCGAGGACCTGCCCGACGACGCCGTGGTGCTCAACGTCGCGATGATCGGCGCCCCGACCGTGATGGTGGAGAAGCTGCCGTCCGGCGCGCAGTTCGCCGAGGCGATCCGCAGCCTGGCGACCCACCTCGGTGTCACCCCGACGCACGTCGCCTGCATCGAGGTCGGCGGCGTCAACTCCACCAGCCCGATCGTCGCCGCGGCCGAGCTCGGCCTGCCGCTCGTCGACGGCGACGGCATGGGCCGCGCCTTCCCCGAGGTCCAGATGGTCCTGCCGACCCTCTCCGGCATCAGCGCCACACCGATGGCACTCGCCGACGAGAAGGGCAACACCGCCGTCTTCGACGCCGTCGACAACCGCTGGGCGGAACGGCTCGCCCGCACCGCGACGGTCGAGATGGGCTGCTCGGCGATCACGGCGCAGTACGCGATGTCCGGTGCCGAGCTCAAGCGCTCGTACGTCCGCGGCAGCCTGTCGCTCAGCGTCGCGATCGGCGAGGCCCTCGTCGACGCCCGTGCCGCGAACGAGGACCCCGTCGTCGCCGTCACCGCGGTGCTCGGCGGCACCGTCGTGTTCGAGGGCAAGGTCGCCGACGTCGAACGGAAGACCATCACCGGCTTCGCCCGTGGGACCGCCCGCATCGCGGGCTCCGGCAGCGACACCGGCCTGGAGGCCGTGCTCCGGTTCCAGAACGAGCACCTCCTGGTCGAGGTGGCCGGGTCGGTCCGCACCACCACCCCCGACCTGATCGTCACCCTGGACGCCGAGACCGGCGAACCGATCACCACCGAGGGACTGCGGTTCGGCGCGCGCATCCGCATCGTGACCGCCCCGGCCGACCCGCGCTGGCACACCCCGGCGGGCCTCGCGCTCGCCGGACCCCGCTACTTCGGCTACGACACCCCGGCGGTCCGCCACGACGGCACCGTCAGCGAGGGAGAACACGCATGA
- a CDS encoding DUF917 domain-containing protein has protein sequence MHRGEQRDGVVTGLQADDVDDFARGTALLGCGGGGQVDHTAHALRRALGTGGVPVVPVDAGLGAVVAVGLVGSTTVLEEKTPSGRELPDALAAVERWTGRRADAVVAAQIGGVTGPAAALTAHAAGLPLVDADLVGRATPRIDQLSLFVDALPVVTAAAVTSSGLRIVVDTADARDLETVWREAVSHSGGWAAFAVGPVDAGVLAGRCVTGSVDRALRAGRAAATAAGVEDLVRGLEGARVVARGRVLDVQRSGDVVAFVHGSMAIRDAATGAVVRVEAGSEWVHCLVDGEPVASTPSCIVVVDARSLRPVATERARVGDELAVLVLPGAPWWWATPDRTARVSPRAFGIDADVVPEVAA, from the coding sequence GTGCACCGTGGTGAGCAGCGTGACGGGGTCGTGACGGGCCTCCAGGCCGACGACGTCGACGACTTCGCACGCGGCACCGCGCTCCTGGGGTGCGGCGGTGGCGGCCAGGTGGACCACACGGCGCACGCGCTCCGGCGCGCGCTCGGGACCGGCGGGGTGCCCGTCGTCCCGGTCGACGCCGGTCTCGGCGCGGTGGTCGCCGTCGGACTCGTCGGCTCCACCACGGTCCTCGAGGAGAAGACGCCGAGCGGTCGTGAGCTGCCCGACGCGCTCGCCGCCGTCGAGCGCTGGACCGGCCGTCGGGCGGACGCGGTCGTCGCCGCGCAGATCGGTGGCGTCACCGGGCCGGCGGCGGCGCTCACGGCGCACGCGGCGGGCCTGCCGCTCGTCGACGCCGACCTGGTCGGTCGGGCGACGCCGCGCATCGACCAGCTGTCCCTGTTCGTCGACGCGCTGCCGGTGGTCACCGCGGCGGCGGTGACGTCGAGCGGCCTGCGCATCGTGGTCGACACGGCCGATGCCCGCGACCTGGAGACCGTGTGGCGCGAGGCGGTGTCGCACAGCGGCGGGTGGGCGGCGTTCGCGGTCGGCCCGGTCGACGCCGGGGTGCTCGCCGGACGCTGCGTCACGGGGAGTGTCGACCGGGCCCTGCGCGCCGGTCGCGCCGCCGCGACCGCGGCCGGGGTCGAGGACCTCGTCCGCGGGCTCGAGGGCGCGCGTGTCGTCGCCCGCGGTCGCGTGCTCGACGTCCAGCGCAGCGGCGACGTCGTCGCCTTCGTCCACGGATCGATGGCGATCCGTGACGCGGCGACCGGAGCCGTCGTCCGGGTCGAGGCGGGCAGCGAGTGGGTGCACTGCCTGGTGGACGGCGAGCCGGTCGCGAGCACGCCGAGCTGCATCGTCGTCGTCGACGCGCGCTCCCTGCGTCCCGTCGCCACCGAGCGGGCACGGGTCGGGGACGAGCTCGCCGTGCTCGTGCTGCCCGGCGCACCGTGGTGGTGGGCGACTCCGGACCGGACGGCGCGCGTGTCGCCGCGGGCGTTCGGGATCGACGCCGATGTCGTGCCGGAGGTCGCGGCGTGA